The segment AATTGTATATAGCAAACATCACGACCAACTAGTGGGTCCATCAAGAAACACATCGCCTCTCGAACTGCCTTGCTATTGTTTACATAGTGATCACAATCCAAATTAAGAATATAGGGTGCATTTGTGAGAACCGCAGAAACCCTAACCTGataaaagaaacattttactTAATACAGAAAGAACAACTTAATAGAGAAAGTCAGGTAACAAACACTTTCACGATTAAGTCAATAAGCCTAACAAACACTTTGTGACATCTTTTTATCAAATattttttgaacattatttatccAGACAACATGGTGTGACGATGTAATTTAAGATTTACCAGAGCATTTTCAGCGCCGGCCTTTTTGTGGTGTTGATATCCGGGCCTCTTCTCTCTAGATACATAAACTAGCCGAGGAAGCTCATTTCCTTCAATGTCGCGGGCCCCACTGTGTCCTAGGAAAACCTGAAAATACGCAAAATGATGGTTATCTAACGACACTTGATCAAACATGTTTGTTTATGACAAGAAAAGTAAACACCACTCCTGTAACTCCCACCAACCGGTCCCATAGCTAACATAAAGGTGATGTCCAGGTTCAATGAACCTAGACCTCATTTTGCATTTGTTACACGGGACACGATAAACTTTCTAGGGCTATTTTCAATAATTAGGAGCAGAAGGACAAAAACGTCTTTTGCACCTGAATCATTCCCGGGTGGTCACGTGTGTTATTTCCCGGCCACGGCGTTCCATCTTGCATGGTCCATCCTTCTTCCGGGGTTTTCTGAGCTTTAGCCACTAAAGCATTTACCCTCACTTTATACTCCTCATAATCCCGCTACAAAACATACAAACAATGTACTTTAATTTTCGATTTTTCCAAATCAACATAATAAACTCTTTGAAACATACTTTCATTGCTCTACGTTCCTTCACAAATGAAGGTTGGACTTTATCTTTCAAGTAATCGATCTTTTGGGAGAAGTAAAATTCAGGTGCACGTGGCTCAATTGAAAACCGTTTACAAAACGGGACCCACTTCCTTGCAAACTCCGCGGTTTCAACAAGGGATTCAAACGAAAGCATTGCAGCACCATCATCCGAGACATAACATGAGACTTTATCAACGGGGTAATCAACAGCTAGGATTGAAAGTACAGTATTGGCTGTGATTAGAGGAGGCTCTTTCAAAGGGTCAACTGTGCTCACAAAGAAGTCAACAGCCGCAAGTTGTGAAGGCTCACCTTCTCTTTCATACCTATGATAGATAGATACATATGGAATgtattttagtttttagtttttagtttctaTTCCAATTTTTTAGTTAAATGTGTTTTTTTTTACCTTGCGGATAGTTCATCGGTGAAAGTAATTCTATTGATGGGACACCATTTGGGGAATTGATCCAAGACCCAAGAAATAGCAAACCAGATCTCACAAATAACAGAAGTTAGCCATAAACCATAAGAACTTTCAACTGGGTTTGTTATTCTGTAATGAAAGAAAAGTCCCAAAATGATCAATCGCACTATAATTACAACTCTATAAGGTGTGATTTGGCTCTTTGGAATTGGAACTATTTGTGAAAGTGGTTGCATTGCATTCGCCTCTGTTGACCTGTAAGTAACAATTATTAGTTCTCATTAGTTAAACCATATTAGAAGTTGTCAAGTTgcaacttttaattataattttgATTTTACTAAAAAGGGAAAAGGAACTAAAATGTAATGTTCTTACCCCTGCTTTTCACCCATTTGTTGGTCTACAGGAATTTGAACTTCTTTAGCAACTTTAGCGACACTCTTTtttttcttgttctttttatCCTTCCAACTTTCGACCCTGTTCTTCCAGATTGGGTTCCCATCTTCATCAATCATTTcttcatgaaaaaaaaaagaaaaacaaagaaaGATTATTTGATTATAAAATTGAAGCTCCAAAATATCTGAATGACTCAAAATTCAATGTGACTCACCACTATCCACTGTTGATACAGTGCTTATATTTCTTGCATGAAGTCCAGCATCCTTCACCAAAGAATATGGAAAATTCAATGTGAATTGTATTCAAATTATATAACTTTTGGTAAAAATGGTTAAATTCGCCATGTTTATGACTTGTAGTTATACCTGACTGTGATTAAGGTGACAAGCCATGGTAGTGTGGGTGACAGGCTCCTTTTCTGCAACATTTGTTAAGCTTCCTGTATAATCGGAAAATACAAGTTGGTTTAGTTATAAAGTAACAATAAAGGAAATTCCCAATTTCAAGTTCATATGCGAATCAAAAGCAAAAAAAATCCGAAGAAAGGGTTTTTAGAACTAATaccatcataaggggtaccacaTTGTATACAAGCATTATGCCCTTCCTTGATCTCATAATCCAAACAAGCTTTACAGATCGGGAAATTACACTCATGGCAGCCGACAAACACTCCACTCCCATTCGAAACAAACCCAACTTGTTCGCCACAGGTGTTGCAAATCGGCATCTCCGGGTGCATCATTTCGCTTCGCTCTAAACCCCAATTGGATTGGGTTTTATCTCGCAAATGCTGCGAAATTGACTCGACTTGGTTCCTTCATTTGTTCTTCCTTTTCTTTATATGGAATTCGGATGAGCGGAATAGGGTATGATATGTGAGGTTGGTGCGCCATTTCAGGATTAGTGAAAAGGAAGGGTTGCTGGTATGGAGGGTGGGATGTTGGTGTCTTTCTAGAATTGAGATTTTGAAGCAAAAGAAAGGTGATTTTCATGGTGTGAAGGTTTAAAATTTTTGCGGGAATGTGAAGGAATGCTGTTAGAGTTGCAGTCTTGCAGATGGGGTTTGTTCATCCCGTCGGCATACCTGACAATGACCTGATAAATGTACAATATTTAATGCGTAATGTACAAATCCTAGTTGTTGAAGTGTTTTTTTgccatttttttttttctaatttgccacaaaaaataaataattattaaattttaactattatataaacattattttttgaattttttatatgaaaattttgATAAAGTTTCAATAATTTAGATTAGTTTGTGGTTTAATCTCAATATTTAACTTTTTGAATAAAAAAtctaaattatttaattttatacgataatttgttattttttctattgaaaagaaaaagaattgttttataaatttaggcaaaatataaaataatccgAACTTttgtgtttaaaaaaataaaatttttgaaaactgacataaaatattgagattttattgaacattttttttattaaagagtTTATTACTTTGTTTAGATAGTTATTATCATTATAATTGTGAAACAAAATTGATTTAAGTCCATAACCAATTTCTTCTCTTATGTCTTAGaggatactccattcatccaaaaagttctattttttTACTAAAAATTATCATAGAAAACATATCATGATTTAAAACTATTGGTCAATTCTTTTAAATAAACAAAGCAGTGCGTGGATcggaattaattttaattaataaattaataacgaTAAAGAAACTTGATTTAAAAGCTTACCCAAATATTGTAATGTGTTAAATAATGTAAATTTgacaaataatattattttataaattaaagtattttattttacataaagtttacatgaaaatttatttcattttttataaatCAAATTATTTTACTTTACCACtacatatattttataaaaataaagtatttagTTTAACTGGATTTaatcatatttatatatgtatattgtaTAGTGTTGGCGCAATCTGATATGCAACTTTACAAATACACGGCTAAGGCCACTCGCTACGAGCAACACCGAATAGCGTTATTCCGACATGGCAATGGCAAGAGAAAAATAGCGTAAAGGATGGGACGATTCTACTAGCTGCCCAAGTCACAAAACTAGCGTATATATACCGGCTAAAAACATCTCGAATGAATAATTCAATAAAAGAGTTGAATGAGATGACATGTCTAATTCACACTCAATAGATATGGAGTTCAATGACTGTTGAATTTTTCAATGGGAAAAAAAAACCTTTCAATTattaaatttgtaataaattagattttataaatatatttaattgaAGAGTTTAATGCATTGTAGAAATTTTTTGGTAGAGTTGTATGGAGAGTATAATGATGATATATCAATCCATTAAACTCTAATAAGTTTCATGCATTATGGATGCCCTAACCTTaaacaccattttacccctctttttAGAgttcgacgcatcacaatagtgagagaaagaaagagGCGAGAGAAGAGGGTCGCTAGAAAAAGAGGTGCCGCTCGAGCTCTGCCGAAAAAGGGAGATAAGAGGGttggttgggggggggggggggtggtgaTCAAGCGTTCCAACCGTAAgtaagttcttttctttttcttattcTTTACTTGCTACCATCAAAAACACTAGTCACTACCATAATTCACCACCGCTGACAACCATGGCTGCCAGCGAACCAACATGACACCAACACAAGGGTTCCAACGAGGGTTAGTTGTTGTATTACTGTTTCCAACCTTAAAAAAGTTGAGTAATTAAGCCATGAAGTCCATTTTCctctattttctttattttagcaATCTACATTTGATGTAAGAGTTCTTaccgccaaaccaccaccatatAGCCATCATAAAGCACCACAATGTGGTGGATGTAAAAAGAATTCATTGATTTAGCCTTATGATGGAATTCTAATCTTAAGGGGTTAAGTTGAAAGCTTAACCCAACACCCTAGTGTTGAAAGCTATGGTTTTAAGTAAAACCCTCATATTGTTAAGCCTATGTAAGCCATGTTCTTAATCCATCAAACCACCCTTGACACACGTATTGATGTATTACTTATGAGCTCTTAAACCACTGAAAGTATTAAGTAAAAGTTTtgtcattaagtgcttaataggtAGGGGTGAAAGTTGACTTAATAACTTTAATGCTATAAATCATGAATTTGCCTCGCATTTCTAGAAATTATAAAAAATTCCCTCAAAATTgtttgaaagtgtaatttatataGTTGGAAAGTTATGAATGTCTACTAGCTTTTATCTACAAACTTCCTAGGCTGATTCTGGTTGTAAGTAGATCGTTTATCCCGTTTTGTTCAATGCAATCAAGAGATTGGTAAACATTTTGTTGCAATGTGCCATTACTTCTTAAATTCatataaaatcaataaaaaatCGTTATAATGTGTATTATATATCAATGAAAAGGTAAAGGAGTGAATTTAACAATAAGTAATAACCTTACTGAAAAAATGAGTTTAAGAGGGTAAATCTATCCATGAACAGATTGTTGTAACGaaagtaaaagtaaaaataaagtaTGATATAAGTATTACTAAGTAATGATTCGAGATGCGGTCTAAGTAGAGATTATTGTATGGTATATACGAGTTTAGAGAAAACGAAGTTTATCATAGCTTACGGCAGGAGTATTGTTCATACGACTTGTTATTTAAGTGAGTtacattaatttgtttattatgtTGACTATGCATGTATATGTGTAATGTTAGAGATCTTGACCATTACAATCCCTTTCGGGGGGAAATAGTTAAGGTGTGGATGATCATGACAAGCCCTTCGAGGGAAGGTTCCAAGTATTGCAGTGTATGAGACAAGCCTTTCAGGGAACTAGTCTGCTAGTGTAGGGTTAGTACCGACAATATGTGTTAGGAACTTCTATACGATataatatatgaatgttatgtgaAGTACACGCTATGTGAAGGTATATGATTAATTTAGTAGACGAATAATTTGTATGTCCACTAACCTTTATGCTTACAACTTACCCAATATTTATTTACCTTTTCAGGACCTTCAACCTTATTGTACATATAAGGAAAAAAACCAAGCATGACTGCCCATGGTATTCACATTCCGAATGTTTTGATTACTTGTGACTTAACTTTATGAAACCTGGGTTTTGACTTACGCACTGGTTTTAAATAGTTTTCTTTTAGTAACTATGATATTACATTTTGAAAGTTTTAAGGGAAACATATTGAATGTTTCATTATAAAATGTTTTAAACGATATAACttttttttgggatgttacattgttATTGCAGTATATGGTTGAAATTAAATAGTTGGCAGTTTTACTGCTAGGTTCCATATCAAATATTTAGCTTTATACATAAAAACTCTATTTGATTGTCAACTTTattacaaaataattaaaattttctaCTTTGTCTATGAATATAACATAATTATCTAATAGTattacaaaataattaaaattttctaCTTTGTCTATGAATATAACATAATTATCTAATAGTATGTGAAGTATGAACCACATAAATCTTatgtgttttatatttttttcttcatGAACATGCATTCATACACAAAAATAATGTGTTTCTcttcatttcaattatgaaaCGTTAACATGCTGTGATATAAAACCGGAAAACATATCTATTTGAGTTTAAGAACGTGAAACGAAGGTAGAAAATAAGATTAACATATAGTGAATTCACTAGGCGGTGTTATATTGTTGCATGTCGGTCTTTTTGAAAATAACTGGTTAAATACATGATTTGATAAATGATTCCAGGTTAACAAATACATGATTCTAGTCGTCACattttatatgttaatatgataAATGCATGATGAAtagttgtaacgcccgcagatccgggctagtcaaattagaggcaataggggtcgaaaacgacttttcgacaaaaagattatttagaataaataaccttaaccaagttgtagaatatgtcacaaggtttccgtacatataaagaacgccgaaatccgagttataacgaagaagttatggcccgtcgaagttttacggcaaaaccggcacggcaccggaaagcgtaaatagtgaatttatgatagagcaagatttagccttagcaatctaaacgaaagttgtagaatatgttaaactaagagtgtcgataaaaagaacgcccaaatctgacttcgtattaggaagttatgatttttctaagattcggcttagtagtgcacgacccgaaactcgaattttagttcgagcggtttttggcttacgcgacctaaatgagagttgaagatctcattaataggaactcaacggtaaaaagattgacgaaaacggagttcgtatgaaggagttacaaattcttcgcggtcatttaacagtctaaacgcctcctactgttaaatttgagatcggtcgagaattagccgacagagtctaaatgaaagttgtagatcttgattttacctacgcgtggatataaagaacgtcgaaaacggagctcgtatgcgagagttatgatttttctaagttcgaaggctgatacacgatagggggtgacgtggcaccaccagaattggacacgtggcaccaccagaaggccaccacatggaccaactcggcgactaggcccccctactcggcgagtaggccaatcagcacccctataaatagaggtgccgggttcccTCATTCTTTACACCTTCCTaaactattctttctctctctagactctctctctagccccctaaCCCCCTTAAAAGCCTatgtaaaccccctagcacccgaaggaagccccgaggctcccggcgtcccgagaaaagagcctttcggctcgggaacgctgctccagtgaagcccgtttttcgagaaaacccgctgtaagtgagctacgcctaacctatctttagtatagcttatgttttaatatagtaacattattaggaacttataatgagtatttgggctattattatgagttatattgagtgttatttaacgcttatataataataataatagtcagaatattagtttgtcgcggttatcgttagactaaaccctagtggtattgatactaggttttatcgaaggaaattgttttgagagtatcgaagcgctgttcgagtgctgagtcaccacctactcaggtgagtgcatggtcccttttagcttacacatagatatgaagtattttattataaattacatactatgtgtgcatattgtctgaatacttgctgtctatgctggtgaaagatttttatacatgttttaaatgatgtaaactgtgtaaagtattttatatctacaaaatatgttgggtaaaacatgtgtagatgaatgatgaaggataaaagctgaaatagaggaacattagtagcatggacctagtgccttataggtatacattggcagcagtggacctaataccctatagatgagcactggcagctgcgccacaacccgttgATGTTTTAGAtgtacggtaaacgtcctagcagctgcgctctaaggacagtatcggcagttgcgcctaatggggagccttatgaccatgacattagcgtttaaaggtcaatatcGGCAGAAgcacctcatagaaaatgtcacaattctggcagctgcgcctaagtgacaagattagcagttGCGCttaaccaatgtgtcattggcaacaatggacttcatgttgtttccttaggatgatccttaggaatgaatgaatgagaaatagctgattcttatggtagatccttaagaataaagaagataatggggatgggtaattgggttaattgtttgatgatcgaacataataattatattattgtgggttgaaaaccctatgtactcactaggtttcccaacctgacccgctcagtttatttatatcacaggcgacgatatg is part of the Lactuca sativa cultivar Salinas chromosome 7, Lsat_Salinas_v11, whole genome shotgun sequence genome and harbors:
- the LOC111880632 gene encoding cellulose synthase A catalytic subunit 8 [UDP-forming]: MMHPEMPICNTCGEQVGFVSNGSGVFVGCHECNFPICKACLDYEIKEGHNACIQCGTPYDGSLTNVAEKEPVTHTTMACHLNHSQDAGLHARNISTVSTVDSEMIDEDGNPIWKNRVESWKDKKNKKKKSVAKVAKEVQIPVDQQMGEKQGSTEANAMQPLSQIVPIPKSQITPYRVVIIVRLIILGLFFHYRITNPVESSYGLWLTSVICEIWFAISWVLDQFPKWCPINRITFTDELSARYEREGEPSQLAAVDFFVSTVDPLKEPPLITANTVLSILAVDYPVDKVSCYVSDDGAAMLSFESLVETAEFARKWVPFCKRFSIEPRAPEFYFSQKIDYLKDKVQPSFVKERRAMKRDYEEYKVRVNALVAKAQKTPEEGWTMQDGTPWPGNNTRDHPGMIQVFLGHSGARDIEGNELPRLVYVSREKRPGYQHHKKAGAENALVRVSAVLTNAPYILNLDCDHYVNNSKAVREAMCFLMDPLVGRDVCYIQFPQRFDGIDRSDRYANRNTVFFDVNMKGLDGIQGPVYVGTGCVFYRQALYGYGPQSLPALSKPSSSSSWCCCGPKKPKKDLEEFQRDSRRDDLNAAIFNLKEIESYDDYERSLLISQMSFEKTFGMSSVFIESTLMENGGLAESANPATMINEAIHVISCGYEEKTAWGKEIGWIYGSVTEDILTGFKMHCRGWRSIYCMPVRPAFKGSAPINLSDRLHQVLRWALGSVEIFLSRHCPLWYGWGGGRLKLLQRLAYINTIVYPFTSLPLVAYCTLPAICLLTGKFIIPTLSNLAAVWFLGLFLSIITTSVLEIRWSGVSIEELWRNEQFWVIGGVSAHLFAVFQGFLKMLAGVDTNFTVTSKSADDLEFGELYMIKWTTVLIPPTTLLVVNLVGVVAGFSDALNKGYEAWGPLFGKVFFAFWVILHLYPFLKGLMGRQNRTPTIVILWSVLLASVFSLVWVKIDPFVSKGDSSLTQGCIAIDC